The genomic region ctgagttacatcctgtattatactccagagctgcactcactattctgctgctggtgcagtcactgtgtacatacattacattacttatcctgtactgatcctgagttacatcctgtattataccccagagctgcactcactattctgctggtgcagtcactgtgtacatacatgacattacttatcctgtactgatcctgagttacatcctgtattataccccagagctgcactcactattctgctgctggtggtgcagtcactgtgtacatacatgacattacttatcctgtactgatcctgagttacatcctgtattataccccagagctgcactcactattctgctgctggtgcagtcactgtgtacatacatgacattacttatcctgtactgatcccgagttacatcctgtattatactccagagctgcactcactatactgctgctggtgcagtcactgtacatacatgacattacttatcctgtactgatcctgagttacatcctgtattatactgcagagctgcactcactattctgctgctggtgcagtcactgtacatacatggcattacttatcctgtactgatcccgagttacatcctgtattatactccagagctgcactcactattctgctgctggtgcagtcactgtgtacatacatgacattacttatcctgtactgatcctgagttacatcctgtattataccccagagctgcactcactattctgctgctggtggtgcagtcactgtgtacatacatgacattacttatcctgtactgatcctgagttacatcctgtattataccccagagctgcactcactatactgctgctggtgcagtcactgtacatacatgacattacttatcctgtactgatcctgagttacatcctgtattatactgcagagctgcactcactattctgctgctggtgcagtcactgtacatacatggcattacttatcctgtactgatcccgagttacatcctgtattatactccagagctgcactcactattctgctgctggtgcagtcactgtgtacatacatgacattacttatcctgtactgatcctgagttacatcctgtattataccccagagctgcactcactattctgctgctggtggtgcagtcactgtgtacatacatgacattacttatcctgtactgatcctgagttacatcctgtattataccccagagctgcactcactattcttctgctggtgcagtcactgtgtacatacatgacattacttatcctgtactgatcacgatttacatcctgtattatactccagagctgcactcactatactgctgctggtgcagtcactgtacatacatgacattacttatcctgtactgatcctgagttacatcctgtattatactgcagagctgcactcactattctgctgctggtgcagtcactgtgtacatacatgacattacttatcctgtactgatcctgagttacatcctgtattataccccagagctgcactcactattctgctgctggtgcagtcactgtgtacatacatgacattacttatcctgtactgatcctgagttacatcctgtataatatactccagagctgcactcactattctgctgctggtgcagtcactgtgtacatacatgacattacttatcctgtactgatcctgagatacatcctgtattatactccagagctgcactcactattctgctgctggtgcagtcactgtgtacatacatgacattacttatcctgtactgatcctgagttacatcctgtattataccccagagctgcactcactattctgctgctggtgcagtcactgtgtacatacatgacattacttatcctgtactgatcctgagttacatcctgtataatatactccagagctgcactcactattctgctgctggagcagtcactgtgtacataagtgacattacttatcctgtactgatcctgaattacatcctgtattatactccagagctgcactcactattctgctgctggtgcagtcactgtgtacatacatgacattacttatcctgtactgatcctgagttacatcctgtattatactccagagctgcactcactattctgctgctggtgcagtcattgtgtacatacatgacattacttatcctgtactgatcctgagttacatcctatattatactctagagctgcattcactattctgctggaggaaaaacaaatataagaaatattCGAACTACACAAACCTTCCCTTAAGGCTTTTTTGGAGAAATATGGGCTGGTCTTTCTCTTATCCACCTGGGATCTTGGAATAGAATCTTGGTCACTGCTTTCCCAGTGGGAATCACTGTCAGTAGTCTGCTGTAAATTACAGACTGACAGATCTTGTGTCTTTTCTGAACAAGTCACATTTGTCTCAGTCAGGTCTATAGACTCCTCTATCTTTCCAGAATCTGCGGATACTGATATTTGGGGGTCATTCTTCAAATCGGCTTCACTTTCCTTGTTTCTTTTCCTTGAATTAACCCTTATATTGTACTTATTTTGCTGACTTTCCTGCTGCTTAGCCACTGAATGCTTCCTTGGTCGTGTAGCTTTATCCGTGTCCTTTAaccctctctctgatgtcctccggAGACTTCTCACCCTTTTCCTCCCACCTCTTTTCACGTTGCAGTTTTTTACCTTCTCGCCCACAGTAAATATATTGTCGTCCCCGTCCTGCACTCTCCTGTTATATAAAGGCTCGGCCTCAGGTTCTCGTAGAGGGGACTTGATGTCGGCTGatccctcttcctcctctttttcTGTACCCACAGGTGCAATGTCTTTGTCCGCTTCATTCCTCTTTAATTTCCGAGGTGGAGCAGAGAAATCAAAGTCTTCCAGTTTTATCTGGATGTGATTGGTGTCGAGATATTTTACGAGGGCGCATTTTGATCGCAGCTTGGATCCTTGTGGGCTGTgaataaagaataaaataaagaattatataaaTACAATGCAAATTGTTTAATAAAGATGCCTTTGTAAATGCATTATAAAAAGAATAGAACGCACCTTACCCAATGTTTTCCGATGTAACTTGCTTCCCCTCTGTATTGCGGTTTACCGTGATGTGATATGTCATTACTACTTAtaggtgtacatacatgactttacttatcctgtactgtgataacAGGTCTGTGTTGTGACGTCATTACTGGAGGGCGAACAGGAAGTGTTGGAGCAGCTTGAGAGATCAGTAAGGTGAGTATAACTTTGTTGATTATTTTATAACGCTGTTTTTCTGGTGATAACAATGTATCCACATCCAGAAGACACAGAACAAG from Engystomops pustulosus chromosome 10, aEngPut4.maternal, whole genome shotgun sequence harbors:
- the MBD4 gene encoding methyl-CpG-binding domain protein 4 isoform X3, giving the protein MLVEDSDPKETEVLITDTESHSEVRSPGLSETVPEGWKKVVTQRRSGKTAGKYDVLFVSPQGSKLRSKCALVKYLDTNHIQIKLEDFDFSAPPRKLKRNEADKDIAPVGTEKEEEEGSADIKSPLREPEAEPLYNRRVQDGDDNIFTVGEKVKNCNVKRGGRKRVRSLRRTSERGLKDTDKATRPRKHSVAKQQESQQNKYNIRVNSRKRNKESEADLKNDPQISVSADSGKIEESIDLTETNVTCSEKTQDLSVCNLQQTTDSDSHWESSDQDSIPRSQVDKRKTSPYFSKKALREAMEPPRRKTFSKWTPPRSPFNLVQETLFHDPWKLLIATIFLNKTSGKMAIPVLWTFLEKYPTPEVARTTDWKEMSELLQPLGLYELRAKTIVRFSDEYLTKKWRYPIELHGIGKYGNDSYRIFCVNEWKEVHPEDHKLNSYHAWLWENKESLGLD
- the MBD4 gene encoding methyl-CpG-binding domain protein 4 isoform X4; this translates as MVEDSDPKETEVLITDTESHSEVRSPGLSETVPEGWKKVVTQRRSGKTAGKYDVLFVSPQGSKLRSKCALVKYLDTNHIQIKLEDFDFSAPPRKLKRNEADKDIAPVGTEKEEEEGSADIKSPLREPEAEPLYNRRVQDGDDNIFTVGEKVKNCNVKRGGRKRVRSLRRTSERGLKDTDKATRPRKHSVAKQQESQQNKYNIRVNSRKRNKESEADLKNDPQISVSADSGKIEESIDLTETNVTCSEKTQDLSVCNLQQTTDSDSHWESSDQDSIPRSQVDKRKTSPYFSKKALREAMEPPRRKTFSKWTPPRSPFNLVQETLFHDPWKLLIATIFLNKTSGKMAIPVLWTFLEKYPTPEVARTTDWKEMSELLQPLGLYELRAKTIVRFSDEYLTKKWRYPIELHGIGKYGNDSYRIFCVNEWKEVHPEDHKLNSYHAWLWENKESLGLD